The nucleotide window TGCACTTGGTGCACGGAAAAACGTGCTCATACTATGGATGAGTATAGGCATTATTATATGGAGTATTGGTTTAACTGTTGCCGGATCAATGGGATTATTAGCCCTTGAAACCATGGCAAAATAACATTTGAAACAATTTTATAGTCATTAACCTCTTAATTAAATAGTAGCATCAAAACTGCTTTTCACAAACTTTTAATAGATGATTGGACGAAACATTTAATAGTATATTAGGCTAACTTTACACTCAGAAGAAGTTAATTAAGCGTATGAACCATAAAATGAGGGTATTGATTTTATCATAACATCAACCATCACTGTTACGTTGATATTGGTGTTTTTTTAGAAGGTGTTAAATTGGAAAAGATAAGGGTAGCGATAATTGGTATAGGCAATTGTGCCAGTTCACTGATCCAGGGTATTTATTACTATGCTGACAAAAAGCCAAAAGAAGCAATAGGCCTTATGCACTGGGAAATCGGAGGATACAAACCATCAGACATAGAAGTGGTGGCTGCATTTGATATTGACGCTCGTAAGGTTGGAATGGATGTAAATGAAGCTATTTACGCCCTTCCTAACTGCACTACGGTTTTCTGTCCAAATATTAAACCAAGTGGAGTGAAAGTAGAAATGGGTTCTATTTTAGACGGTGTAGCTCCGCATATGGCAGAATATCCTGAAAATCACGCTTTCGTGGTTTCAGAAGAGTCTGAAAAAAGCAAAGAAGACATTGTTAAAGCACTACAGGAATCTGAAACTGAGATCCTCTTGAATTATCTGCCAGTGGGATCAGAGAAGGCTGCCCGTTTCTATGCAGAATGTGCCCTGGAGGCAGGTTGTGCATTCATAAACTGTATGCCAGTATTCATTGTCAGTGACAAAGAATGGTCTGATCGCTTTGAAGAAAAAGGAATCCCTGCAGTTGGAGATGATATTAAAGCCCAGATCGGGGCAACTATCACCCACCGAACACTGGCCAACCTCTTCCGTGAAAGGGGTGTCAAACTGGAGCGAACCTATCAGCTAAATACCGGTGGAAACACTGATTTTTTAAACATGCTTAACCGTAACCGGTTGGATTCTAAAAAAGAATCAAAAACCGAAGCAGTGCAGTCTGTCTTAAAAGAGAGGATGGATCCAGATAACATTCACATTGGTCCATCAGATTACGTGCCCTGGCAGAAGGATAACAAGCTATGTTTCCTTAGAATGGAAGGTAAAACCTTTGGGGATGTTCCCATGAACATCGAACTCCGACTCAGTGTGGAAGACTCACCCAACTCCGCAGGATGTGTTATTGATGCTGTAAGATGTTGTAAACTTGCCCTGGAAAGGAAAGTTGGTGGTCAGCTTACATCCATCAGTGCTTACACCATGAAACACCCACCTGAACAGTTCACAGATGACGTGGCTGTGGAAATGGTGGATGAGTTCATTAAGGGTGAAAGGGAAAGGTAGTTTTTCCCAATAACTATTTTTTTGTTATTAAAACAACTTTAGACTACTATTTCTAAATAAAAGAAATTTTTTCACTAAATTAAGTTACTTCAACCTAATTTTTTTTATTATATGCATATGGTGAAATTTTTAAGGTAAGGATATAAGGAAGTTTACACTATCTATATAAGGAAATTAAGATTCTATTAACAACAAATTTATCAATATTTGAGGGTCACCATATGACTAAAATAAGGCTAATTGAAACCGCTTTTAGAGATGCACACCAGTCACTCCTGGCTACGAGGATGAGAACCAGAGATATGCTCCCTATTGCTGAGGAAATGGATAAGGTGGGATTTTTCTCTCTGGAATGTTGGGGAGGAGCCACCTTTGATACCTGCATCCGCTACCTGAATGAGGATCCCTGGGAAAGATTAAGGGACATTAAAGAGCTGGTGAAGAAAACTCCACTTCAGATGCTCTTACGTGGGCAGAATCTGGTGGGTTACAAGCACTACCCTGATGATGTGGTGCGCGAATTCGTTGAAAAATCCTATGAAAATGGTGTAGATGTTTTCAGGATATTTGATGCCCTTAACGACGTTCGTAACATGGAACTATCCATTAAAGTTGCAAAAGAACAGGGAGCTCATGTACAGGGAACAATCAGTTACACTACCAGCCCATACCATACTATAGAAAAATATGTAGAGTTTGCCAAGGAATTAGAAGCATTAGAATGTGATTCTCTTACCATAAAGGATATGGCGGGACTTATATCACCTCATGATACTTATGAACTGGTTAAAAGTTTGAAAGAGGAAACTGATCTTTTGATTAACCTCCACTGTCACTGTACAAGCGGTATGACTCCTATGAGTTATTACGCCGCATGTCAGGCAGGTGTTGATCTTTTAGACACTGCCATATCCCCATTAGCATGGGGCGCTTCCCAACCACCAACTGAAAGTGTGGTTGCAGCATTACAAAAAACTCCTTATAATACAGAACTGGATTTAAAGCTTTTAAACCAGATTAAAAAGTATTTCGAAGGAATAAGGGAAAAATACAGTGGCATTCTCGATCCAATCACCGAACGAGTGGATACCGATGTGCTTCTCTATCAGATCCCAGGAGGAATGCTCTCCAACTTCGTTTCACAACTAAAACAGCAGAATGCGCTGGACCGTTACGAGGATGTTCTCTCTGAAGTGCCACGGGTGCGGAAAGACCTGGGCTACCCTCCATTGGTGACTCCTACCAGTCAGATTGTAGGGATCCAGGCAGTCATGAATGTTCTGGGTGGAGAAAGATATAAAAATCCTTCTAAAGAAGTTAAAGAATACGTTAAAGGATTCTATGGAAGACCACCAGCACCCATTAACCCTGAGATTGCCCACAAGATCATTGGCGATGAAGAAGCCATAACCTGCCGCCCTGCCGATCTACTGGAACCAGAACTGGAAAAATTCAGAACAGAAGGAGAGGAAAAGGGGATCATCACCAAAGAAGAAGATGTGTTAACCTTTGCCATTTACCCTGCTGTGGCCCCTAAATTCCTGAAAGGAGAAGCAGAAGAAGAACCATTGGCACCACCAAAATCAGAGGCCCCTGAAAGTGTTCAATCTGCAATGCCCACTGAGTACCAGGTTGATGTGGATGGTGAGAGTTTCCAGGTTAAGGTAGTTCCAACCGGATACTTAGAAATTGAAGCTATGGAAGGAGCTAAACCCTCCGGTCCAGTCGAAGGTGGAGTAACATCTCCCATGCAGGGAATGATCCTGAAGCTTAAGGTCAAAGAAGGGGATAAAGTCACAGAAGGCGACGTAGTTGCAGTTCTAGAGGCCATGAAGATGGAAAATGATATCCACTCACCTAAATCAGGGATAGTCCAGGAGATTTTCGTGAATGAAGGAGATACTGTGAGTACCGGTGATACTTTGATGGTTATAAAATAATCATCATCACTTTATTTTATTCATTAAATGACTACTAAAAAAAAAACCTCAAAATAAAGTAATTCGATTTTAACTGGAAAATAAATTTTCTGGAAAAGATTTTATCCTAATTTTATAATTTAGATCCAATCTAATAATTTAACCCAACTAAAATAAAGTCAAAAATAATAACTAAAATAATGAGTAAAATTTAATTTTAAGTCCCGTGGAGTATCTGTTCAACCTCTTTTGCCTTTTCTTCCATCTCATAAAGTATAAGTCCAATTTGGGCTTCAGTCTCAGTTAAAGTAGTTAAAATAGCCTTTGATCCTGCTGGAATTAAAACTATATTACCTTTTTCAGTTTTAAGGGAAACTTCACTGACAGATCCTGTTTTCATTTGTGTTGATGCAGCTTCGGCAGCTCCCAGTATGGTGGAACAGAGTGCTGAAAATATACGGGCATCAACATCAGGAGGGGTTCTGGAACTGATGAGGAGGCCTTCTTTTGAAACAATGGCACATGCTTTAATTTGACCTACCTGTAAAAATGATGACAAAACATTATCCAATTTCTCTTTTTTAGTTTCTACCATAACTAACCCTCAAATTCAACAATTTAATTATCTCTATAAAATTTTTGATAGACTCATTAATTCTGGTAAACTCATGGTTCCTGATAAACTCATGGTCATTATAAATTTCATACCAATATTAGATAAAATCCCCTTCTAACAGGTTTCATCTATTTTAATCTTTTATTTCTACATCAAAGTGACAGAACGAATAACCACTGGTCCAGCATCGTATTTCCTCAGCAAAAACCTCTTTATGAGTTAGTTCTCTTAATATACCAATGATCATACCCGTTTCAAAGTAACAGACGGGTTCCCCTATGTTAGGTAATCCTGCGCACTCAATACATTCATAAACTCTAATATCGAGTCTTTTTCCATTTTTTATTTCTTCTTCTTTGAAAATATCAAAAATACCTATCTTATAATTGACTAAAAACTCAGAAATTTCATCAAAATTTTTTATAATGCCAGTTTTAACCAAGTTAACTCCCATTTCTATTCCGGCAATTATATCAGTACCATAACCCGTTTTAGCAAGTGATATTGGTTTTTTTAAGTTTCCAATCCTAAATGTGGTAACGTATACTGAATCAAGATCATCAGCCACATCTTTACCTAAAAAGGACCTTTCAGGATTGATTATGTCGTTTAATTCAAGATGATCCTTCTTTATGAGCGTTCTGGGACCAAGACGTTTACCATCAACAATTTTTTCAATTGCAATTTCTTTTTGAACCAAAGAACGGTAGAAATCTATGGCCTTTTTTAGTTCCTCGTTGTTCATCAAAAAATCTCCATGATTTAGCTTGATAAAAAAGATTTATTCTGGTAAAAAATAATATGACATATCTTGTTTAAGTTTTTTGCTCAAATATATTAAATTTGATCTATCCAAGAAATTTGTCCTGCAAAGGGCACATCATATTCCATTATTTTATATTGACACCAGCACAGTAGGGGTAGGTTATTTATTAAAACCCCCAATTATTAGTAAAAGACACTGATAAAGGATCAGTAAAAGGCACAATATTAGGGTTTAAAAAAAGACACCCCAAAGTGGAGACACATTAATAAGAG belongs to uncultured Methanobacterium sp. and includes:
- a CDS encoding inositol-3-phosphate synthase, with amino-acid sequence MEKIRVAIIGIGNCASSLIQGIYYYADKKPKEAIGLMHWEIGGYKPSDIEVVAAFDIDARKVGMDVNEAIYALPNCTTVFCPNIKPSGVKVEMGSILDGVAPHMAEYPENHAFVVSEESEKSKEDIVKALQESETEILLNYLPVGSEKAARFYAECALEAGCAFINCMPVFIVSDKEWSDRFEEKGIPAVGDDIKAQIGATITHRTLANLFRERGVKLERTYQLNTGGNTDFLNMLNRNRLDSKKESKTEAVQSVLKERMDPDNIHIGPSDYVPWQKDNKLCFLRMEGKTFGDVPMNIELRLSVEDSPNSAGCVIDAVRCCKLALERKVGGQLTSISAYTMKHPPEQFTDDVAVEMVDEFIKGERER
- the oadA gene encoding sodium-extruding oxaloacetate decarboxylase subunit alpha; translation: MTKIRLIETAFRDAHQSLLATRMRTRDMLPIAEEMDKVGFFSLECWGGATFDTCIRYLNEDPWERLRDIKELVKKTPLQMLLRGQNLVGYKHYPDDVVREFVEKSYENGVDVFRIFDALNDVRNMELSIKVAKEQGAHVQGTISYTTSPYHTIEKYVEFAKELEALECDSLTIKDMAGLISPHDTYELVKSLKEETDLLINLHCHCTSGMTPMSYYAACQAGVDLLDTAISPLAWGASQPPTESVVAALQKTPYNTELDLKLLNQIKKYFEGIREKYSGILDPITERVDTDVLLYQIPGGMLSNFVSQLKQQNALDRYEDVLSEVPRVRKDLGYPPLVTPTSQIVGIQAVMNVLGGERYKNPSKEVKEYVKGFYGRPPAPINPEIAHKIIGDEEAITCRPADLLEPELEKFRTEGEEKGIITKEEDVLTFAIYPAVAPKFLKGEAEEEPLAPPKSEAPESVQSAMPTEYQVDVDGESFQVKVVPTGYLEIEAMEGAKPSGPVEGGVTSPMQGMILKLKVKEGDKVTEGDVVAVLEAMKMENDIHSPKSGIVQEIFVNEGDTVSTGDTLMVIK
- a CDS encoding roadblock/LC7 domain-containing protein; the encoded protein is MVETKKEKLDNVLSSFLQVGQIKACAIVSKEGLLISSRTPPDVDARIFSALCSTILGAAEAASTQMKTGSVSEVSLKTEKGNIVLIPAGSKAILTTLTETEAQIGLILYEMEEKAKEVEQILHGT
- a CDS encoding V4R domain-containing protein — its product is MNNEELKKAIDFYRSLVQKEIAIEKIVDGKRLGPRTLIKKDHLELNDIINPERSFLGKDVADDLDSVYVTTFRIGNLKKPISLAKTGYGTDIIAGIEMGVNLVKTGIIKNFDEISEFLVNYKIGIFDIFKEEEIKNGKRLDIRVYECIECAGLPNIGEPVCYFETGMIIGILRELTHKEVFAEEIRCWTSGYSFCHFDVEIKD